The Virgibacillus siamensis sequence TGATCTTCTCCAAGTTCACGGGCAAGACTTTTGGCAAGTCCAACAATACCGGGGCGCATCGTATTTGATAAAATTAATCCATCCAAACTTTGTTTAATGGAAGATGATGCAACGTTTACGATTCTGCCGCCGCCCTGTTTTTTCATATGCGGGATAACCGCACGGGTTGCACGAATGAAACTGAGAAGATTCAGTTCGAACGCATGGTACCAGTCATCATCGGACATATCTGCAAAGTTTCCGGCAGGTGGACCACCGGCATTATTAACCAGAACATCAATCGGACCATTCTGTTTAACAGCTGTATCGACCATTTTAGTAATGTCCTCACCGTTTTTCATGTTGCAAACAGTATAATGGACATGCTCATTGCCGGTTTCCTGCTTAATTTCATTTGCAGTCTTTTGAAGTTCTGATTCATTACGGCTGCTTATAAAAACATGTGCACCTTCTGCCGCGAATTCCATTGCAGCAGCTTTGCCGATTCCTTTACTGGCGGCAGTAACAATAACTGATTTTCCTTGCAGTTGAAGATCCATTTGCTCTCCCTCATTTCACTGATTACTTTTTATTAAGTTTACCTGAATCAGACATTCTTTTCCAATGGAGCAGGTT is a genomic window containing:
- a CDS encoding SDR family oxidoreductase, producing the protein MDLQLQGKSVIVTAASKGIGKAAAMEFAAEGAHVFISSRNESELQKTANEIKQETGNEHVHYTVCNMKNGEDITKMVDTAVKQNGPIDVLVNNAGGPPAGNFADMSDDDWYHAFELNLLSFIRATRAVIPHMKKQGGGRIVNVASSSIKQSLDGLILSNTMRPGIVGLAKSLARELGEDHILINTIGPGKIETGRIQQLNEKLAAESGKSMKEVESDEVQAIPMKRYGDPAEFARAIVFLASGANTYITGQAMIVDGGLVEAL